Proteins found in one Gigantopelta aegis isolate Gae_Host chromosome 12, Gae_host_genome, whole genome shotgun sequence genomic segment:
- the LOC121386596 gene encoding uncharacterized protein LOC121386596: MAHAPEVTGFTVHRHDDLPSIPRTKVYVMFVDFNERSVILEDPRKGLGDLRLLTMRQLWSLGGDAMLVYCGDVGSRHLKGNDLFNRDLTSIYHHQELSRLKTQERMFSMHDRFTTYQENHIRNIIFTNCC; encoded by the exons ATGGCGCATGCGCCGGAAGTGACTGGATTCACCGTTCACCGACACGACGATCTCCCGTCCATACCAAGAACGAAGGTGTACGTGATGTTTGTGGATTTCAATGAAAGGAGTGTCATTCTCGAAGACCCACGAAAAGGACTGGGAGATCTCCGGTTGCTTACCATGCGACAGTTGTGGAGCCTTGGAG GAGACGCAATGCTGGTGTACTGTGGAGATGTAGGCTCCAGACATCTTAAGGGAAATGATTTATTCAACAGAGACCTGACGTCCATCTACCACCACCAGGAACTCTCTAGGCTGAAAACCCAGGAACGAATGTTCAGCATGCACGACCGATTTACGACTTACCAAGAAAACCATATCAGAAATATCATTTTTACAAACTGTTGCTAA